In Schaalia sp. JY-X169, the following are encoded in one genomic region:
- a CDS encoding YaaA family protein, with amino-acid sequence MQIWLPPSESKAAATAGPRLELDSLVFPELAGARSAVIAALEELGAGEDAARVLKLGAKSAAEADANLRLFEDGCAPALDLYTGVLFEALDAGSLTDAQARKLNGVTLVSSGLFGFVRPGDLIPGHRLAMGVNLPPLGPLATWWRPRLESAVGDLAGEVVFDVRSGPYRLACPAKSASVVELGVVRESGGERKVVSHMAKKWRGLAVRHLVCDEAVTEDADLAEVLTSLEVLGENLEGRLEVAAPVASRGGGAVTRATLVFPSA; translated from the coding sequence ATGCAGATATGGCTTCCGCCCTCTGAAAGTAAGGCGGCGGCGACGGCCGGTCCGCGGCTCGAGTTGGACTCGCTGGTGTTTCCCGAGTTGGCGGGCGCTCGGTCCGCCGTGATCGCGGCGCTTGAAGAGTTAGGCGCGGGGGAGGACGCTGCGCGGGTCCTTAAGCTGGGCGCCAAATCTGCCGCGGAGGCTGATGCGAATCTTCGGTTGTTCGAGGACGGCTGCGCGCCCGCCCTCGACCTCTATACCGGAGTGCTTTTTGAGGCGCTGGATGCGGGTTCGCTGACGGATGCACAGGCGCGGAAGCTCAACGGTGTCACGCTGGTCTCCTCAGGGCTGTTTGGGTTTGTTCGTCCCGGGGACCTTATTCCGGGTCACCGCTTGGCAATGGGGGTGAACCTACCGCCGTTGGGGCCGCTTGCGACGTGGTGGCGTCCTCGGCTTGAGTCTGCGGTGGGGGACTTGGCTGGTGAAGTGGTGTTTGATGTCCGCTCAGGTCCCTACCGGTTGGCGTGTCCTGCGAAGTCCGCCAGCGTCGTGGAGTTGGGGGTTGTGAGGGAGAGTGGCGGAGAGCGCAAAGTTGTCAGCCACATGGCGAAGAAGTGGCGGGGTCTGGCGGTGCGGCACCTGGTGTGTGATGAGGCGGTGACGGAGGATGCGGACTTGGCCGAGGTGCTGACCTCCCTGGAGGTTTTGGGCGAGAACTTGGAGGGGCGGCTCGAGGTTGCTGCTCCGGTGGCCAGCCGAGGGGGCGGGGCCGTCACGCGGGCAACGTTGGTCTTTCCCTCAGCGTGA